From one Danio rerio strain Tuebingen ecotype United States chromosome 19, GRCz12tu, whole genome shotgun sequence genomic stretch:
- the btr26 gene encoding E3 ubiquitin-protein ligase TRIM39 isoform X1 yields the protein MSSSSGPLSEELQCSICLEVFTDPVSTPCGHNFCKSCLNTYWNNSQTCSCPYCKETFTQRPDLKINTTLREISEHYKEKNPAKKPRIMCEICEGRKLKALKSCLVCQSSYCQTHLEPHLRVAGLKKHKLMDPVRNLEDYICQKHDRPLELFCRDDQTCVCSFCTVKDHKNHNTVPLEEDIEEKKTELMKTQKDVQQMIEDRIKKIQDIKHSAEVRKIYSEKEKAAHVEIFTFLIRSIERCQTELLEMMEEQQKAAEKQEEELIEELEQEITELKMRNTKLEQLSHTEDHLHLLQSYSSLQSRPADTRNWPEISLKTQENLETLRKTLDHLKDTVEEKLSQAVSAEVKWVQQYAVDVTLDPDTAHPEIILSDDGKQVKHGDIRQKLPDTPQRFDRCPCVLGKEGFSSGRFYFEVQVKGKTDWTLGVVRESINRKGSITVSPSNGFWTVVLRNGNEYKAFAGPSVSLSVGVNLQRVGVFVDYEEGLVSIYDVESSSHIYSYTGQTFTDKLYPFFSPHLNNGGKNSNPLIITPLHYNK from the exons ATGTCCTCTTCCAGTGGTCCACTGTCTGAGGAGCTTCAGTGCTCAATATGTCTGGAGGTGTTCACTGATCCGGTCAGCACTCCATGTGGACACAACTTCTGCAAGAGCTGTCTGAATACATACTGGAACAACAGCCAGACCTGCAGCTGTCCATACTGTAAAGAAACATTCACACAAAGACCTGATCTCAAGATTAACACCACACTCAGAGAGATCTCTGAGCACTATAAGGAGAAAAATCCTGCAAAAAAGCCAAGAATTATGTGTGAAATCTGTGAGGGCAGAAAGCTGAAAGCCCTGAAGTCGTGTCTGGTGTGTCAGAGCTCTTACTGTCAAACTCACCTGGAGCCTCATTTGAGAGTGGCAGGATTAAAGAAACACAAACTGATGGATCCTGTGAGGAATCTGGAGGactatatatgtcagaaacacgACAGACCTCTGGAGCTCTTCTGTAGAGATGATCAGACGTGTGTGTGTTCATTCTGTACTGTGAAAGATCACAAAAACCACAACACTGTTCCTCTAGAAGAGGATATTGAAGAGAAGAAG ACTGAACTGATGAAGACACAGAAAGACGTGCAGCAGATGATCGAGGACAGAATCAAGAAGATTCAAGACATCAAACACTCAGCAGAAGTCAGAAAA ATATACTCAGAGAAGGAGAAAGCAGCTCATGTGGAGATCTTCACTTTTCTGATCCGCTCTATTGAGAGATGTCAGACTGAACTGCTGGAGATGATGGAGGAGCAGCAGAAAGCAGCAGAGAAACAGGAGGAAGAGCTGATTGAAGAGCTGGAGCAGGAGATCACTGAGCTGAAGATGAGAAACACTAAGCTGGAGCAGCTCTCACACACTGAAGATCACCTCCACCTCCTACAG AGTTACTCATCCCTGCAGAGCAGACCTGCAGACACCAGGAACTGGCCTGAGATCAGTCTGAAGACTCAGGAGAATCTGGAGACTCTGAGAAAAACTTTAGATCATCTGAAGGACACTGTAGAGGAGAAACTCAGTCAAGCTG TGTCTGCAGAGGTGAAGTGGGTGCAGCAGTATGCAG TGGATGTGACTCTGGATCCTGATACAGCTCATCCTGAAATCATCCTGTCTGATGATGGAAAACAAGTGAAACATGGAGACATCAGACAGAAACTCCCAGACACTCCACAGAGATTTGATAGATGTCCCTGTGTCCTGGGAAAGGAGGGATTCTCCTCAGGGAGATTTTATTTTGAGGTGCAGGTGAAGGGAAAGACTGACTGGACTTTAGGAGTGGTCAGAGAATCCATTAACAGGAAGGGATCCATCACAGTGAGTCCCAGTAATGGATTCTGGACTGTGGTTCTGAGGAATGGGAATGAATATAAAGCCTTTGCTGGtccctctgtctctctgtctgtgggAGTGAATCTGCAGCGGGTCGGTGTGTTTGTGGATTATGAGGAGGGTTTGGTCTCCATTTATGATGTGGAGTCCAGCTCTCATATCTACTCTTACACTGGTCAGACTTTCACTGATAAACTCTATCCATTTTTTAGCCCACATCTAAACAATGGAGGTAAAAACTCAAACCCACTGATCATCACACCTCTCCATTATAATAAATGA
- the btr26 gene encoding E3 ubiquitin-protein ligase TRIM39 isoform X2, with translation MSSSSGPLSEELQCSICLEVFTDPVSTPCGHNFCKSCLNTYWNNSQTCSCPYCKETFTQRPDLKINTTLREISEHYKEKNPAKKPRIMCEICEGRKLKALKSCLVCQSSYCQTHLEPHLRVAGLKKHKLMDPVRNLEDYICQKHDRPLELFCRDDQTCVCSFCTVKDHKNHNTVPLEEDIEEKKTELMKTQKDVQQMIEDRIKKIQDIKHSAEVRKIYSEKEKAAHVEIFTFLIRSIERCQTELLEMMEEQQKAAEKQEEELIEELEQEITELKMRNTKLEQLSHTEDHLHLLQSYSSLQSRPADTRNWPEISLKTQENLETLRKTLDHLKDTVEEKLSQAEVKWVQQYAVDVTLDPDTAHPEIILSDDGKQVKHGDIRQKLPDTPQRFDRCPCVLGKEGFSSGRFYFEVQVKGKTDWTLGVVRESINRKGSITVSPSNGFWTVVLRNGNEYKAFAGPSVSLSVGVNLQRVGVFVDYEEGLVSIYDVESSSHIYSYTGQTFTDKLYPFFSPHLNNGGKNSNPLIITPLHYNK, from the exons ATGTCCTCTTCCAGTGGTCCACTGTCTGAGGAGCTTCAGTGCTCAATATGTCTGGAGGTGTTCACTGATCCGGTCAGCACTCCATGTGGACACAACTTCTGCAAGAGCTGTCTGAATACATACTGGAACAACAGCCAGACCTGCAGCTGTCCATACTGTAAAGAAACATTCACACAAAGACCTGATCTCAAGATTAACACCACACTCAGAGAGATCTCTGAGCACTATAAGGAGAAAAATCCTGCAAAAAAGCCAAGAATTATGTGTGAAATCTGTGAGGGCAGAAAGCTGAAAGCCCTGAAGTCGTGTCTGGTGTGTCAGAGCTCTTACTGTCAAACTCACCTGGAGCCTCATTTGAGAGTGGCAGGATTAAAGAAACACAAACTGATGGATCCTGTGAGGAATCTGGAGGactatatatgtcagaaacacgACAGACCTCTGGAGCTCTTCTGTAGAGATGATCAGACGTGTGTGTGTTCATTCTGTACTGTGAAAGATCACAAAAACCACAACACTGTTCCTCTAGAAGAGGATATTGAAGAGAAGAAG ACTGAACTGATGAAGACACAGAAAGACGTGCAGCAGATGATCGAGGACAGAATCAAGAAGATTCAAGACATCAAACACTCAGCAGAAGTCAGAAAA ATATACTCAGAGAAGGAGAAAGCAGCTCATGTGGAGATCTTCACTTTTCTGATCCGCTCTATTGAGAGATGTCAGACTGAACTGCTGGAGATGATGGAGGAGCAGCAGAAAGCAGCAGAGAAACAGGAGGAAGAGCTGATTGAAGAGCTGGAGCAGGAGATCACTGAGCTGAAGATGAGAAACACTAAGCTGGAGCAGCTCTCACACACTGAAGATCACCTCCACCTCCTACAG AGTTACTCATCCCTGCAGAGCAGACCTGCAGACACCAGGAACTGGCCTGAGATCAGTCTGAAGACTCAGGAGAATCTGGAGACTCTGAGAAAAACTTTAGATCATCTGAAGGACACTGTAGAGGAGAAACTCAGTCAAGCTG AGGTGAAGTGGGTGCAGCAGTATGCAG TGGATGTGACTCTGGATCCTGATACAGCTCATCCTGAAATCATCCTGTCTGATGATGGAAAACAAGTGAAACATGGAGACATCAGACAGAAACTCCCAGACACTCCACAGAGATTTGATAGATGTCCCTGTGTCCTGGGAAAGGAGGGATTCTCCTCAGGGAGATTTTATTTTGAGGTGCAGGTGAAGGGAAAGACTGACTGGACTTTAGGAGTGGTCAGAGAATCCATTAACAGGAAGGGATCCATCACAGTGAGTCCCAGTAATGGATTCTGGACTGTGGTTCTGAGGAATGGGAATGAATATAAAGCCTTTGCTGGtccctctgtctctctgtctgtgggAGTGAATCTGCAGCGGGTCGGTGTGTTTGTGGATTATGAGGAGGGTTTGGTCTCCATTTATGATGTGGAGTCCAGCTCTCATATCTACTCTTACACTGGTCAGACTTTCACTGATAAACTCTATCCATTTTTTAGCCCACATCTAAACAATGGAGGTAAAAACTCAAACCCACTGATCATCACACCTCTCCATTATAATAAATGA
- the zgc:173581 gene encoding zgc:173581 isoform X1: MAESSPTSTKGKETWRGSQDVLPPYMSSSSNPLSEELQCSICLEVFTDPVSTPCGHNFCKSCLNKCWNNSQTCSCPYCKETFRHRPDLKINTTLREISEHYKEKKPEEKAEVVCDVCEDRKLKALKSCLVCQSSYCQTHLERHLRVAGLKKHKLMDPVRNLEDYICQKHDRPLELFCRDDQTCVCSFCIEKDHENHNTVPLEEESKEKKTELMKTQKDVQQMIQDRIKKIQDVKHSAGVRKINSEKEKATHVEIFTDLIRAIERCQTELLEMMEEQQKAAEKQEEELIEELEQEITELKMRNTELEQLSHTEDHLHLLQSYSSLHRAADTRNWPEISLKTQENLETLRRALNTLKDTVEEKITQTELKWKQQYAVDVTLDPDTAHPKLILSDDGKQVRCGDIRQELPDTPQRFDYCPCVLGKEGFSSGRFYYEVQVKGKTDWDLGVARESINRKGKITLTPGNGFCTVWLRKENECFSLSLKVKPQRVGVFVDYEEGLVSFYDVESSSHIYSFTDQTFTDKLYPYFSPCPNYEGKNSNPLIITPVNYNK; the protein is encoded by the exons ATGGCAGAATCTTCACCAACATCAACAAAAGGAAAAGAAACCTGGAGAGGAAGTCAAGATGTTTTACCTCCAT ATATGTCCTCCTCCAGTAATCCACTGTCTGAGGAGCTTCAGTGCTCAATATGTCTGGAGGTGTTCACTGATCCGGTCAGCACTCCATGTGGACACAACTTCTGCAAGAGCTGTCTGAATAAGTGCTGGAACAACAGCCAGACCTGCAGCTGTCCATACTGTAAAGAAACATTTAGACACAGACCTGATCTCAAGATTAACACCACACTCAGAGAGATCTCAGAGCACTATAAAGAGAAAAAGCCTGAGGAAAAGGCTGAAGTTGTGTGTGACGTCTGTGAGGACAGAAAGCTGAAAGCCCTGAAGTCGTGTCTGGTGTGTCAGAGCTCTTACTGTCAAACTCATTTAGAGCGTCATTTGAGAGTGGCAGGATTAAAGAAACACAAACTGATGGATCCTGTGAGGAATCTGGAGGactatatatgtcagaaacacgACAGACCTCTGGAGCTCTTCTGTAGAGATGATCAGACGTGTGTGTGTTCATTCTGTATTGAGAAAGACCATGAAAACCACAACACTGTTCCTCTAGAAGAGGAGAGTAAAGAGAAGAAG ACTGAACTGATGAAGACACAGAAAGATGTGCAGCAGATGATCCAGGACAGAATCAAGAAGATTCAAGATGTCAAACACTCAGCAGGAGTCAGAAAA ATAAACTCAGAGAAGGAGAAAGCAACTCACGTGGAGATCTTCACTGATCTAATCCGTGCCATTGAGAGATGTCAGACTGAACTGCTGGAGATGATGGAGGAGCAGCAGAAAGCAGCAGAGAAACAGGAGGAAGAGCTGATTGAAGAGCTGGAGCAGGAGATCACTGAGCTGAAGATGAGAAACACTGAGCTGGAGCAGCTCTCACACACTGAAGATCACCTCCACCTCCTACAG AGTTACTCATCCCTGCACAGAGCTGCAGACACCAGGAACTGGCCTGAGATCAGTCTGAAGACTCAGGAGAATCTGGAGACTCTGAGAAGAGCTTTAAATACACTAAAGGACACTGTAGAGGAGAAAATCACACAAACTG AGCTGAAGTGGAAGCAGCAGTATGCAG TGGATGTTACTCTGGATCCTGATACAGCTCATCCTAAACTCATCCTGTCTGATGATGGAAAACAAGTGAGATGTGGAGACATCAGACAGGAACTCCCAGACACACCACAGAGATTTGATTACTGTCCCTGTGTCTTGGGAAAGGAGGGATTCTCCTCAGGGAGATTTTATTATGAGGTGCAGGTGAAGGGAAAGACTGACTGGGATTTAGGAGTGGCCAGAGAATCCATTAACAGGAAAGGAAAGATCACACTGACTCCCGGTAATGGATTCTGTACTGTGTGGTtgaggaaggaaaatgaatgtttctctctgtctctgaaAGTGAAGCCGCAGCGGGTCGGTGTGTTTGTGGATTATGAGGAGGGTTTGGTCTCCTTTTATGATGTGGAGTCCAGCTCTCATATCTACTCTTTCACTGATCAGACTTTCACTGATAAACTCTATCCATATTTCAGTCCATGTCCAAACTATGAAGGTAAAAACTCAAACCCACTGATCATCACTCCTGTTAATTACAACAAATAA
- the zgc:173581 gene encoding zgc:173581 isoform X2 — protein MFYLHTELMKTQKDVQQMIQDRIKKIQDVKHSAGVRKINSEKEKATHVEIFTDLIRAIERCQTELLEMMEEQQKAAEKQEEELIEELEQEITELKMRNTELEQLSHTEDHLHLLQSYSSLHRAADTRNWPEISLKTQENLETLRRALNTLKDTVEEKITQTELKWKQQYAVDVTLDPDTAHPKLILSDDGKQVRCGDIRQELPDTPQRFDYCPCVLGKEGFSSGRFYYEVQVKGKTDWDLGVARESINRKGKITLTPGNGFCTVWLRKENECFSLSLKVKPQRVGVFVDYEEGLVSFYDVESSSHIYSFTDQTFTDKLYPYFSPCPNYEGKNSNPLIITPVNYNK, from the exons ATGTTTTACCTCCAT ACTGAACTGATGAAGACACAGAAAGATGTGCAGCAGATGATCCAGGACAGAATCAAGAAGATTCAAGATGTCAAACACTCAGCAGGAGTCAGAAAA ATAAACTCAGAGAAGGAGAAAGCAACTCACGTGGAGATCTTCACTGATCTAATCCGTGCCATTGAGAGATGTCAGACTGAACTGCTGGAGATGATGGAGGAGCAGCAGAAAGCAGCAGAGAAACAGGAGGAAGAGCTGATTGAAGAGCTGGAGCAGGAGATCACTGAGCTGAAGATGAGAAACACTGAGCTGGAGCAGCTCTCACACACTGAAGATCACCTCCACCTCCTACAG AGTTACTCATCCCTGCACAGAGCTGCAGACACCAGGAACTGGCCTGAGATCAGTCTGAAGACTCAGGAGAATCTGGAGACTCTGAGAAGAGCTTTAAATACACTAAAGGACACTGTAGAGGAGAAAATCACACAAACTG AGCTGAAGTGGAAGCAGCAGTATGCAG TGGATGTTACTCTGGATCCTGATACAGCTCATCCTAAACTCATCCTGTCTGATGATGGAAAACAAGTGAGATGTGGAGACATCAGACAGGAACTCCCAGACACACCACAGAGATTTGATTACTGTCCCTGTGTCTTGGGAAAGGAGGGATTCTCCTCAGGGAGATTTTATTATGAGGTGCAGGTGAAGGGAAAGACTGACTGGGATTTAGGAGTGGCCAGAGAATCCATTAACAGGAAAGGAAAGATCACACTGACTCCCGGTAATGGATTCTGTACTGTGTGGTtgaggaaggaaaatgaatgtttctctctgtctctgaaAGTGAAGCCGCAGCGGGTCGGTGTGTTTGTGGATTATGAGGAGGGTTTGGTCTCCTTTTATGATGTGGAGTCCAGCTCTCATATCTACTCTTTCACTGATCAGACTTTCACTGATAAACTCTATCCATATTTCAGTCCATGTCCAAACTATGAAGGTAAAAACTCAAACCCACTGATCATCACTCCTGTTAATTACAACAAATAA